gagggagttattggatataaggtagtcaaatgatgtctcaccaatcctagaacaaattttctaaacctttcaaggcgaaataccagcttgtacttgaaaagagagatgattaggcattctttgatttaaacctcctcattttaaacctttggcccttttcctaattaaaattgacccttgcaaacccctttgagcctttttgtccctaatttttcttgaaacccttattactacctagccaatgaaccaaacactccaacccttttcatgagattaattattcataatattaggtacataaaaaaaaaacataaaaaaaaaagagaaaagaaaaaaatacaataaaagggagaagaaatgtttgtcaccttgtaaaagtgctagtatatgtgcttttcaccattgtcattcaaaatgaaagaaatccacccaaagtatcaaaagaaatgagtttggggatggcaattttagggacaatcatcaaaagaaaatgcaaaatacaagttaaagtatcaaaatgtccctccatttttatgtaaactatgctagcacttgacaatcctcattgtgtatttctctctcccatataaaaaaaagagaaaaaaagaaaaaaatatataataaagtgtaccttatgtttcaaaattgcaacatattctcatgctttgaatactttttacccatttttcttcttagcctctttttgaatcccatggccccattacatccataaaaagacctttgatctcttgaaagtacttgctacattagtggagataggagtagggaatttgcctatgggattggagaactattcattcattcattcaattccatcattctatatagagacactttgactattgattgttctagaattccttttgagcatgactctctcttttgattggttggtttgggattttgaatgataattgacttgatggctaagcggtgaaagcttggataagcattaaattctttgcattttgaaggatgggtatatggattgttggtatggctaaaggtgtgttaagttaccttaatgggtgattttcataactctttggataaggcacccctaaaaactttgcaccacattttaaagtttgcttgaggacaagcaaaagcttgagtttgggggtatttgatgcatacattttgcatagtcatttaggtctaattttataaccctttttatttgattattagtcatttttagctaatttcattagttaattagttagtttttcatagttgttaattttgcactaatttgtaatttttactttgttttgtaggaaaaatggtgtttttgaaggactaaagagaattttgccattgaggagtgtcttctacagcaaaaagatgtcaaaaacaagttttcaagctgaaatatgcattgaccaaaccgtgcataacttgccgcataagctatgcagatctgcataaggaggaagatcactcttccagaaccagccgaaatgtgcataaggagactgcatagcttatgcacattctcacctcccttatgcacattcacgaaattgtgcataacctatgcaccaagtcatgcagcttcgcataagtgacccagaaccagttaaatcgcataagggatcgcataacttatgcatccacttatgcatcccataaagagttcattaatgagctggcagaagattcccttaatgtattcttcctagaacatactattttagggctccatgtcagaaaaatgctatatatagtctcattttcccatttttgaaggagacaaggagcaaagaagaagaggaggaggctgagcagaatttgaggagtcattttcaccttccacaccatttttcaaccaagatttgcagatttctttctttctttacacttttctacatttctagtgtttaatttcttacttcttagcttagattaaagctttatttccatttaaactcatcatatcttgtaagcattatggatagtgagtagtttacttttgattctggagtaagggttgtaatatttgagatattttgtggattttgattgggtaatccatattttgtggtcttaatgagttttattcatttcttgtatgcttaatgacatgcttaatgaaggatcccattgagtaatgttcttaatccatggttgaagcaatcaaaggagaaggccttgtgatagataatcgtgaaattggacttaattaacttagacctagaaataggctaaggattaagaggattcacagattaattaaagaacttaatgggtcttaattaattctaactccacgaaagtaggattagtttgattaaggcactctttgtctcactcgaaagggaattcaaaggatttaagaattaatctccttaaaacccataagtttcataaaattggataaccgatttaaatctcaaaatagctcgaatatgaaatcccgaactccggaatcacctttttaccattgttaatttctaatcgaatttaatcatttgccattttaaatattgccatatttgaacttgcttatttttatttgatgcaactttagtttaattaatacattattgaatagaatattaattttgcacatttagatttcatactccattacccattaattcattattttaatttcataaatacttcaatttagtcaacttttatatcgaaaattcaatcattaacacaactcctcgtggatcgatatttttctatactacttgtaatgCGACCGTGCACTtacggttgggacgcatcaagaaTCGAAGGAATTAATGACAGAAAATTAAACTATGACGTAGAATTGATAAATGCATTCAAAACCAACCGATCAGTTGTCTTCTAATGGCCAACAAGCAATAGCAAAACTGCTTGGTggtcaataaaaaataattaaaaaagaagaAATCCCTCATATCCTGAAAGAATAATACAATTAAAGAAATGCCACAAAATAAAACGTGGTTCAATTACGACGGCCTAAGGATAAAGGATAAAGTTTTGATTTGTGCAGATTGAATCATTGAAACTGTGAATAAAGagaaaacaaaattaaatttttttttcaataagtgTCAAACTAAcagatataaaatataaattttaataagacaAATGTTACGTTAATACATAAACATTCTCTTACTTGCTCTTATTCTGCCCACCTACCCCTCCCCTGCtaatttttgttatatttctaaAGCATTAAAAAATGGAAATTGCTTACTAAAATATTCAGTTGCAAGAGTGAAATAGAGATTGTTTATGTGTCTAGTGTGTAAAGAAAGTGTAGCAATTGTTAATTGCTTAGTGGGAAGAGTAGGGGCAATCTTGTATATAGGAATAATGTAACAAGTCTTTGCCTGCTACATAGAACAAGTGGTCCTGTCATTTATTAATTGGAATTCCTTCACATGGCAAATCCACATTTGCTGTGACTTAAAATTGGCATGGAAAATCATGTTCCTGGATCTTGTTAATGTTTAACTCTACACTATAAGGACCTATTGCATTAATGTATTATCTGAATTACACACTTCATTATATTATACATCTGGTAAAAATACAGACCATTATCCTGTAGTGTACGTGTGAATGACACATTAGTTGATGCCAATAATATCCTCTTTTGTTGTCTGAGATTATTATATGTTGGAGGTAAGATGCAAAACACAGATAGTAAAGGTTCAATAGAAAAATTGTCCATGTTGTTAAAGTATATTGGCTTTCAGGACTTGCATCAGTTAATTTGGCGTCTATGGTTTTCACGCTATATTatttttacatatttttaattGCTTATGTATTTGGTTTGTGCTCATGGGGCTTCTTAATGCAAAATTtgcatatataaataaataaataaataaatatatatatatatatatatatatatatttatttatatatatatttatttatttatatatgcaAATTTTGCATTAAGAAGCCCCATGGGCACaaaccaaatatatatatatatatatatttatatgttcTGTCTTCTATTGGGACATAAGTATATATATATCTACGTCTTTTCAGCAGATTTCAGCAGAATGAATACCATTTCTGAGATTTTCGTTTTCTCTGTGCTGTAGATATATTTGTTGCTCAATATGCCACTCACCAAGGATACACTTCTCTACTCTAATGTCAAGCTTGACTAAAGTTGAAAGGTAGTTGATGAATCTTTTTGTTACTAGAAGTGGTACAAGATGGCATTGGGCCTTTTATGGGAGTTATTGGTATATTTCTTATTACCCATGTCTGTTTACATTACTGTGAAGCCTGTTCCCTAATTATCGTGTGGTTTTGGGTAGGTTGCTTCGGCAAATCCGGTGCCCTCTTTTTAAGCATCTGTAGCCGGTGCTTAaccaagaaaaatacaagaaagttACTGGCTGATGCAAGGTCGTTTTAGATACCGTACTTTGGGGCATGTGCTTGGGGAATTGAAATGTGGAACGAAGATGATTATGCGGCAAAATTTAAGTTGGCGGTTAAATAGATTTTCATATTGTGCATTTGTTGAGTAGTATGTTTTATCATCATATTGATATGTGTTTTTGTTATTCagatttttttcatttattgatGTCATATGAGAATTTGAATaaagaaaattgttgagattcctTGTTATATTTCTAGTAACGTTTGAACGTATAATTGATGTTTTATTGGCCTTGCCTtaaataccaacaatccatagacAAGAGGAACCGTTTGGTGGCCTGTGGTTGAGCTATCCGATTCATGGACTAGGTTGCCTGTGTTGATAGTTTGAGACAAACCTCTATCAATGACTGaaacatataaatatatatatatatatatatttggtttGTGCCCAGGGGGCTTCTTAATGCAAAATTtgcatatataaataaataaatatatatataaataaatatatatatatatatatatttatttatttatttatatatgcaAATTTTGCATTAAGAAGCCCCATGGGCACaaactaaatatatatatatatatatatatatttatatgttcTGTCTTCTATTGGGACATAAGTATATATATATCTACGTCTTTTCAGCAGATTTCAGCAGAATGAATACCATTTCTGAGATTTTCGTTTTCTCTGTGCTGTAGATATATTTGTTGCTCAATATGCCACTCACCAAGGATACACTTCTCTACTCTAATGTCAAGCTTGACTAAAGTTGAAAGGTAGTTGATGAATCTTTTTGTTACTAGAAGTGGTACAAGATGGCATTGGGCCTTTTATGGGAGTTATTGGTATATTTCTTATTACCCATGTCTGTTTACATTACTGTGAAGCCTGTTCACTAATTATCGTGTGGTTTTGGGTAGGTTGATTCGGCAAATCAGGTGCACTCTTTTAAAGCATCTGTAGCCGGTGCTTAACCAAGAAAACTACAAGAAAGTTACTGGCTGATGCAAGGTCGTTTTAGATACCGTACTTTGGGGCATGTGCTTGGGGAATTGAAATGTGGAACGAAGATGATTATGCGGCAAAATTTAAGTTGGCGGTTAAATAGATTTTCATATTGTGCATTTGTTGAGTAGTATGTTTTTATCATCATATTGATATGTGTTTTTTGttattcagattttttttttcatttattgatGTCATATGAGAATTTGAATaaagaaaattgttgagattcccTTGTTATATTTCTAGTAACGTTTGAACGTATAATTGATGTTTTATTGGCCTTGCCTtaaataccaacaatccatagacAAGAGGAACCGTTTGGTGGCCTTTGGTTGAGCTATCCGATTCATGGACTAGGTTGCCTGTGTTGATAGTTTGAGACAAACCTCTATCAATGACTGATCTGCATATTGCCCTGTACAGGCCACTGTGAGGTTGTGATCTGATAGCGTAGGAATGAGCTCAAAACTCTAGTTTCTTCACCCGCTGCTCGATTCCTCACCCAGTCTCTGCCTTGGTGTTTCTTCACTTGTGTCTACCCTTCTCTTTCCCCCTCATGGTTTTGAATATTTGAATACTGAAAGTGGAGTTGTATGTCTGGCTCTGCAATCGAATTATAGCAGCAAAGGAATAACTTGGGTTGAAGTCCATAAAAGAAGATCCAATGGGTCGTAGCTAGAAGAAGCCGTTGGGTTGAGCATAGGATTTGCTTGCTGGTGAGATTGAAGAGGAATCGAGCAATATCAGAGAGTATCTGTGCACGTGATAAATGACTGTGATGGGTTAGATAAAATTGAACATCTATAAAGCCATAACAAGGAGATTTATAGAAAGGGCCGTGAGCTAGAAGAAGCCGTTGGGTTGAGCATAGGATTTGCTTGCTGGTGAGATTGAAAAGGAATCGAGCAATATCAGAGAGTATCTGTGCACGTGATAAATGACTGTGATGGGTTAGATAAAATTGAACATCTATAAAGCCATAACAAGGAGAGTTATAGTAAGGGCCGGGAAGATTATAAAGAGGGGGGGTGGTGTGGGGGTTGGGGGGGTGGGGGGGGTGGGGCGGGGGAGAGGAGGACTAGAATGTTCTAAGGTGTGACAACAATTAACTGATAGAGACAACTGGATGGGGACAAATTTTTGGGTTGTTGGTGTTTGATTTTTCTGCTGGGTTTTTGCTTTGATtgagaatttttcaattttggttagtgttcttcattgtTATAGTTGaggttaaatttttattttttctttattttgattacaaaattttagattaaaaattaattatttattttacctTTGCAAAAACTTAAACCTATGGGAATTTAAACAAAAATGTATAGATTTATTGAACCAAATTGGTTGATAACATATTTAAACATTATTTCAATTAATAAAAGTTTTTGCTAAACCTAGTTGAGATGCAAACTCCCAAAAGCAAcattgtttattttatttatttatattaacaaATATATTTTGACTTTGATCAATTTTTCGATTGTAATTAATCCAATTAAGATATAccttacatttttatttttttggtaaaGAAAagataatgtgaagtgaaaatatAGCTAAATTTCTACCATTGAACTGTAGCTAAATGATATTGAAGTCTTTTACAGAACTGTAAATTTCCGAGTTCAAATCTTAATTAGAGTCAAATGTGCTAAAAGAATATAGCTTTCTTATTAATAACTTATACATGGAAAGAATAGAAGCTTGAATATTATAGTACATGGGATGACATCGATAAATAAATGAATGAACATTCGCACAATATTGTTCTGTTGCGATTCTCGAGCATGGAGGAAGTAGATTCATTTTTTAGGAAATGCTGGAACCATTTGGCTGATCTTTTTGGTGTTCTCTGCATTGTTGTGCGGTCTACATGATACAATCCGAAGCTTATTGTACAACCATAAGTCCACTAAAAGTTATCTATTAGAGACCAATGGAAGTAACCCCCTCACATCTGCTCCATTCCTGTAATTATTATTAACCCTTATATGACCACCACTTCACCTAAAACAATAACCCATAATTTTCAAGAATATGGATGGACAAGGAAACATGAATTTACCTTATTGCGAGATAACCCTGCATGTACTTTAACCTGTTCGTGTCATTGAGCATATCTTCAATGTTTCTGCTACTAGGCTGTGCATATCCTGCAAGTAATGTATATTTCTTTAAGTATTGAGACTGCATTACTAATCTCTGTTTGATTGTTGCTAGATTACACACATATTTAAgttagaagaaaataattaagaaTATGGTAATTGGGATTCACTGATATACCGTTCTATGTACATGGGCGTGTTGTTGTATCCATCTTTGAAGTACATTATTGTCTTCTCCATGCTATTTGGAACAACATAGAAGGTAGGCATTGCTGTCAgtttaaagaattaaaaaaaaagcaaTGTTATAGTTATTATCATCTGgttttttatttattagattgTAAGCTTCTGCATGATCTTACTGGCTCTCCTATAAGAACTCCATCTTTCTCTCCAGTTCCATAAGTAAATGTATCATTAAGTAAATCATCATGATAATTGCATGGTGCCAACAAGCAATCCTTTGCGTAGAGGGTTCTATAATGGTTGATTCCAATGAAATCCAATTTGTTTGCCAATTTCCTTTTATCCTCCGCTGAAAATGATGGTACCCTTAGGCCTACTATTTGTTGCATTTCTGGTGGTATTCTCCAAATATAATGGAAGCCATAAACCTACACGCAAAACAAAAGAATTGAAATCCAACTAATTCATTTAAGAGGAAGCAACAACTTTAAAGTATAAAACTTGAATTAAGAGTAATTAATTACCAAGCCGCAATGAAACCTAGAGCTCGTTGAGCAGCCACACGATCGGCTGGAATGTCTCTCAATGGCCCATACCAATAGAAATGCAGTACAATGCCAATCTTCCCTCCTTGTTTTTCCTATTTCAGGTAATAATTTTATGAAGTAAATATagcaagggaaagagttctcttTACTCAGTATTTGATGTGCTATTGTTTATAATACCTGATACTTCTTTCTATAAATTTCAGTTGCTGTGGCATGCGCCAATATCATATTATGAGCAGCAATGTAGGGTTCTAAGTCAGAGTTTCCAGCTTTGCAATTGCCTGCAGGGTGAGAGCATCGGTTTGGTGGCCATATTCCACTGTAGTAGCCATATTGAGCCACCATGTTAGCTTCATTGAGGGTAATCCAATGTTTCCCAAAAGCCTCGAAACAGATATCTGCGAAGTAGCCGAAATCATCCCTACGACAAGATTAATATTGTAGAGTAAATGTTAAATAATCTTGCTTATTAATATTGATAGCAACTGCAAGTAATGCTAAACATATAATTTGCCTATTTTCTATTGCTAAAAACTAAATCACTTTTTttttcccgaaattttctttaatATATATTTGTTAAGTAAAACATGAGCTAAGAGGAAACTTACTGTATTTGTAGACTTAGCCAAGTACCATATCGATCTTCTAATTCTTGAGGAACATCGAAATGGTACAAAGTAACAACCGGTTCTATTCCTACATAATTAAAAAGGTATATATAAAattgagaattaaaaaaaaatgttaatccTAAGTGCCAAAGTAGCATAACATAAGGCAATGTGTTTTACCTTTAAGCAAGAGAGCGTCAATAAGTTTATTGTAAAATACAATGCCCTCTGAATTAACTTCTCCAAATCTACCCTCTGTAACTAAGATTAGTATTATGCATTAACTCGGTATCGTCCTGTCTTAATGCaagcataatttataatattttcaatattttattgtCAATATATTATATTGTTGAGTaacttctttttttattatttttagaagGGGAAGAAGAACCATCACCTCCTATTATTTCCCACCTTTTATTGAGACCTATCTAATACAACTTAACCTGATAAACAATTATTTAAGTGAAGAAAATAATCAATTGCCAAAAATAGATGATAGCGATCATCTGCTACATCCCCATTGCTTCCATCCGCAATTTTTCCTGATAACAACAGTAgtcacattttttttaattagctaCATGAACAAAAAATAtttatcaattatatgtacatcgACCTTCCACTCATAATGTTAgttgaaaaggaaaagaaaagtagATTAATTGAGAAGTTTCACTGATTagaaaaacaaagttaaaaaaaaaaaaaaactcgagAGGGCTAATACAATTACGTAGCTGATGTTGGTCATTAATGGTTCACTTGTAACCTTAAAATAAGACTAAGTCAGTACTCTAATTTCatgttgagaaaaattaaataacCTGAAGTAAGCAGATAAATAGCAAATGAGAATTTGACCAATAACAAACTAGATAAAGTCAACTATATGTCAAGAACTAGAAATTCCATAGTATAGCTGGCAATATATAAATAAGTGGGTGAATGCATCCCAATTGCTGAGGCCTTTGTTGCCTTCCGAGAATACTCCTTCCATCTGCAGGAATAAACATATGAAGAAATTAATTTATGTATGGGAAATATTGTCTGCATGCAACTCAAGTACATGATCTATGAGAAAGTTTGTCTAGGGATGGTTACAAATTTctcagaaaattatttttttatgagaGAATTATATTCATTGAATGGCTTCATTTTTCATCAGTTTAAAAGAATTTATAAATACTAGGTTATATATATGCaggaattatttatatttatatatgcaGGAAATTTTGGATGGCTTCATTGCCAACAGACCTTCAGAACAGTTACATTGCGTACGTGTAGAATATATGTAGACCAAGGCAAATGTTGCTTGCTGGTTTGTAATGGCATAAATTTGTTTAAtttagtgcatatatatatatatatatatatatatatatatatatatatatatatatatatatatatatgtagagaAGAGAATCATACATATATATAGCTACCTGATAAGAAGAAGTTGCAGTCCCAAAGAGAAAAGATGGAGGGAATTGGCCACGATCCAAACATGAACGCCTATCTATCATCAACACTATTGATGATAGGAAGAGAACCAAAACAAAACTGGCTTTCTTCATCCTTCACTGCTAATGCTATTCTTTTTTTCTTCTGCCGCTGCACAACTAACCAATGCAATTACACAATGCAATTGCACGTATTGTGGTCAAATATGATGATCAAACATGACGGTCAATATCTAGCTAAATCTAACGGATTAGATTaataaaagtattatgcacaattatgttaattaattaattgggatttgagaGAGTGTTAGATATTTATATAATATGTGCATGTTGCTTACATACATGGCCCCcgcataacttttttttttttcctgactGCTCAATAATAGAATAGTTGGTCAACTGCCTAAAGAATGGTATCGTGCATGAAGATACCTTGTACTACCTGAGGATGGAAGACTAGTCTAAGAATTGATGTATGATAATAGATGCACAAGTCTTCATCAAAATCCCTTGCCCTAGAATATACGTAATATATATAgatataaacaaaaaaaattagggaaatatattatttattttaatttatattttggagCTTTTTTTGGCTAACATATGGAGCTTTATCCTTATATTTGATTTTCAGATCTCTATAGATTATATTGTGTTCACTAAATAaacaatttgaattttttttatttattttaatatttttaaaaagaatagaggctattagaaatggatactctATAAGAAATTTATTACACTCTTTTTAATGATTTTATTGCTTAAATGGACTATTCTATTGCTTATGTCTTATGAAAAAAattcaacatatatatatatatatatattattttttttatttatattatttaaggaTGACAAGTTGCTGGTAGttacattttttattttatattattattatttttttttgagaATATACATTTTATTATTCTCTCAAACATTATTttattagaataattattttattattgttaatataaAAAGTAGCAAATATCATATTATCATATCTCTCAAACATTATCCTTTGTTAGTGGTATTTTTCCTTACCATttattgatgcatgcattttagatcatcatttaggtgtaatttttgcacataatttatccttgttcatagccattattatagatattagtgtatatttagtcaattttgcaattttcacttttcttagtttaatttttggaatttatttgttttgtaggttaaatctggagaaatttgatgtattttgatcagagtagccatttggaggagattaaaatcgaattgcaaaaattttgaagttgagtaaaaaaatggccgagagcgacacaacctgcagcacaaccgaattagcttatgtcgcaggttgtgtcgatcgtcagatattcacacCGAgaacgacacaaccc
This sequence is a window from Hevea brasiliensis isolate MT/VB/25A 57/8 unplaced genomic scaffold, ASM3005281v1 Scaf165, whole genome shotgun sequence. Protein-coding genes within it:
- the LOC131176555 gene encoding beta-glucosidase 18-like, whose translation is MLLWHLGLTFFFNSQFYIYLFNYVGIEPVVTLYHFDVPQELEDRYGTWLSLQIQDDFGYFADICFEAFGKHWITLNEANMVAQYGYYSGIWPPNRCSHPAGNCKAGNSDLEPYIAAHNMILAHATATEIYRKKYQEKQGGKIGIVLHFYWYGPLRDIPADRVAAQRALGFIAACMEKTIMYFKDGYNNTPMYIERICTA